DNA from Parageobacillus thermoglucosidasius:
TATACTAGCATCTGCAATTACAAAGCAAAATAAGACTTCATTTTACGCTTGAAGTGCCATTTTCATTTGTTTTAAAACCGCTTCGAATTCTTCCGAAAACATTTCCCAATAAGTGAGAAAGGGGATATGCACATCCTCGTAGTAGTTTCGAATCGCCTCTCCCCCTTTTCCCTTTAAGGAGCCTTCTAAAGAAATGAACTGTTGGATGCTTTGACGAATGTTTTTCATTTGGGCGTTTTTTCTTTGCAATTCGCTGATGATTTTGTCGATTGCCTCATGCAATCCCTGAACATCTAATACTTTCATTGCTTTCCAGAATGCCCCTGATGTTTTTTCGGA
Protein-coding regions in this window:
- a CDS encoding transposase, producing the protein MKVLDVQGQGGSEKTSGAFWKAMKVLDVQGLHEAIDKIISELQRKNAQMKNIRQSIQQFISLEGSLKGKGGEAIRNYYEDVHIPFLTYWEMFSEEFEAVLKQMKMALQA